A portion of the Polaribacter cellanae genome contains these proteins:
- a CDS encoding aminotransferase class III-fold pyridoxal phosphate-dependent enzyme: MQIPEAEKILFEQYSIKGKASKLPGELDANFKIKVDNKPTYILKIANENSSESELDFQEKILLHLSNSAKNKAFPQLIKTNSGNYISEIETEKGIFRKVRLLSWMEGRIWSRVNPQLNDLRFSLGQKVGEITHKLLGFKHKEAARKFVWDNAQTSWVKDHLHLFSKGKKELVSYFLNRFFYFEKDYKKLRKSVVHNDVNDHNILVSEDLLKPTVTSIIDFGDAIKTQVINDVAITCCYAIMHHNDPLEASLSIVKGYNATFKLEAKELKFLYTLIGIRLVISVTKAAINKKENPENTYLLISEKPAWELLKKWKTVSEDFAHYSFRNACGFSAHPNKHKFENWAKKQDFSLAELFPTINKNKIEHLDLSVSSSWIGHQKEFNDLDLFQFKIEQLQKQVPTKIIAGGYLEPRSLYTSTSYNKVGNYGKESRTIHLGIDFWLPENTPVHTLFDGEVVVADNNSNNKNYGGFIILKHQQKDFHFYTLYGHNTAESVLKHKTGDFIEKGTQIAILANYPENGNWAPHLHFQVFLSMLDCINDFPGVAFFNEIDVWKSICPNPNLLFKVDGFKENLIDISDEILIERKAHLGKGMSLQYKKPLHIVRGLDQYLMDFSGRKYLDTVNNVAHVGHENFEVVKAGQKQMAVLNTNTRYLHENIHILAKELLETLPKELSVLHFVNSGSEANELALRMVKTVTNSQEIIASEIGYHGNTNATVNISSYKFDGKGGKGTPKNTHIFPIPNSFRGKYRGKNTAKNYANEVQLLIDNIHQQNKKVGGFIIEPIISCGGQVELPEGFLEKVYQKIKKAGGLCISDEVQTGIGRMGKTFWGFQLHNVIPDIVTIGKPLGNGHPIAAVACTKEVAEKFANGMEFFNTFGGNPVSCAIATQVLQTVKNNNLQKNAFKVGDYLKQELLTLSKEFPIIGNVRGQGLFLGFELVNKELQPLPKQTDYLINRMKGFGILMSSDGPDNNVIKIKPPIIFSKKDAQEAIFYLKLVFKESFMNLTKI; the protein is encoded by the coding sequence ATGCAAATTCCTGAAGCTGAAAAAATTCTTTTTGAACAATATTCCATTAAAGGTAAAGCTTCGAAATTACCAGGAGAATTAGATGCTAATTTTAAAATTAAAGTAGACAACAAACCCACTTATATTTTAAAAATAGCGAATGAAAATTCATCTGAATCTGAGTTAGATTTTCAGGAAAAAATATTATTACATCTTTCTAATTCTGCTAAAAACAAAGCTTTTCCTCAATTGATTAAAACCAATTCTGGGAATTATATTTCAGAAATTGAAACAGAAAAAGGCATCTTTAGAAAAGTACGTTTACTTTCTTGGATGGAGGGCAGAATTTGGTCGAGAGTAAATCCGCAACTAAATGATTTGCGCTTTAGTTTAGGCCAAAAAGTAGGAGAAATTACCCATAAACTGTTAGGTTTTAAGCATAAAGAAGCAGCAAGAAAATTTGTTTGGGATAATGCACAAACCTCTTGGGTAAAAGACCATTTACATTTGTTTTCTAAAGGAAAAAAAGAATTAGTTTCTTACTTTTTAAATCGGTTTTTTTATTTCGAAAAAGACTATAAAAAACTTCGAAAAAGTGTGGTTCATAATGATGTGAATGACCATAATATTTTAGTTTCAGAAGATTTATTGAAGCCAACTGTAACTTCAATTATAGATTTTGGAGATGCCATAAAAACACAAGTAATTAACGATGTTGCCATTACTTGTTGTTATGCAATTATGCATCATAACGATCCTTTAGAAGCAAGTTTATCGATTGTAAAAGGTTACAATGCTACTTTTAAATTAGAAGCAAAAGAGTTAAAATTTTTATACACATTAATAGGAATTCGTTTGGTAATTTCTGTGACAAAAGCTGCCATTAACAAAAAAGAAAATCCAGAAAACACCTATTTATTAATTAGTGAAAAACCTGCGTGGGAATTACTAAAAAAATGGAAAACAGTTTCTGAGGATTTTGCACATTATAGTTTTAGAAATGCGTGTGGTTTTTCTGCACATCCAAATAAACATAAATTCGAAAACTGGGCTAAAAAACAAGATTTTTCTTTGGCTGAATTGTTCCCGACAATCAATAAAAATAAAATTGAACATTTAGATTTAAGTGTTTCCAGTTCTTGGATTGGGCATCAAAAAGAGTTTAACGATTTAGATTTATTTCAATTTAAAATTGAACAACTTCAAAAACAAGTTCCCACTAAAATAATTGCTGGCGGGTATTTAGAACCTCGCTCTTTATACACTTCCACTTCTTATAATAAAGTAGGTAATTATGGTAAAGAAAGTAGAACCATTCATTTAGGAATTGATTTTTGGTTACCAGAAAACACCCCAGTTCACACACTTTTCGATGGCGAAGTTGTTGTTGCAGATAATAATTCAAATAACAAAAATTATGGTGGTTTTATCATTTTAAAACACCAACAAAAAGACTTTCATTTTTATACTTTATATGGACATAATACAGCTGAAAGTGTTCTAAAACATAAAACTGGAGATTTCATTGAAAAAGGAACACAAATTGCGATTTTAGCCAATTATCCCGAAAATGGAAATTGGGCGCCGCATTTACATTTTCAAGTTTTCTTATCGATGTTAGATTGTATAAACGACTTTCCTGGAGTTGCTTTTTTTAATGAAATTGATGTTTGGAAAAGTATTTGTCCAAATCCAAATTTATTGTTTAAAGTAGACGGTTTTAAAGAGAATTTAATTGATATTTCTGATGAAATTCTTATTGAAAGAAAAGCACATTTAGGAAAAGGAATGAGTCTTCAATATAAAAAACCGTTACACATTGTTCGTGGTTTAGACCAATATTTAATGGATTTTTCTGGAAGAAAATATTTAGACACTGTAAATAACGTAGCACATGTTGGGCACGAAAATTTCGAGGTTGTAAAAGCGGGGCAAAAGCAAATGGCTGTTTTAAATACAAATACGCGTTATTTACATGAAAACATTCATATTTTAGCGAAAGAACTTTTAGAAACGTTACCAAAAGAATTATCTGTTTTACATTTTGTAAACTCTGGAAGTGAAGCCAATGAACTCGCTCTTAGAATGGTAAAAACGGTTACAAATTCTCAAGAAATTATCGCCAGTGAAATTGGGTATCATGGAAACACAAATGCAACCGTAAATATTTCATCTTATAAATTTGATGGAAAAGGAGGAAAAGGAACTCCGAAAAACACCCATATTTTCCCAATCCCAAATTCGTTTAGAGGAAAATATCGAGGAAAAAATACGGCTAAAAATTATGCTAACGAAGTTCAACTTTTAATTGATAACATTCATCAACAAAATAAAAAAGTTGGCGGTTTTATTATAGAACCTATTATTTCTTGTGGTGGACAGGTAGAATTGCCAGAAGGATTTTTAGAAAAAGTATATCAAAAAATTAAAAAAGCTGGCGGTTTGTGTATTTCAGATGAAGTACAAACTGGTATTGGTAGAATGGGAAAAACTTTCTGGGGGTTTCAATTGCACAATGTAATTCCAGATATTGTTACCATTGGAAAACCTTTAGGAAATGGACATCCAATTGCTGCAGTTGCTTGCACAAAAGAGGTTGCAGAGAAATTTGCAAATGGCATGGAATTCTTTAATACTTTTGGCGGAAACCCTGTTTCTTGTGCGATTGCAACCCAAGTTTTACAAACTGTAAAAAACAATAATTTACAAAAAAACGCGTTTAAAGTTGGAGATTATTTAAAGCAAGAACTTTTAACATTATCTAAAGAATTTCCAATAATTGGAAACGTTCGCGGACAAGGTTTATTTTTGGGTTTCGAATTAGTCAATAAAGAGTTACAGCCGCTGCCAAAACAAACCGATTATCTAATTAATAGAATGAAAGGTTTTGGCATTTTAATGAGTTCTGATGGTCCTGATAATAACGTAATTAAAATAAAACCACCCATTATTTTCTCTAAAAAAGATGCTCAAGAAGCCATTTTTTACTTAAAATTAGTTTTTAAAGAAAGCTTTATGAACTTGACTAAAATATAA
- a CDS encoding glycoside hydrolase family 2 TIM barrel-domain containing protein → MKYFSTFFISFVVFTLNSQQKNPIKDYKYYIENEQIISENKLDAHASFTSFSNEKSSFSNKPEFYKSLNGIWKFNWVKNPKDRPTTFMKEGFNTKNWSDIKVPSNWEVEGFGTPIYVNHQYEFADYKAMIADDMELVDTRYPKNPGDVPDNYNPVGSYVKEFTIDRNWNEKEVFLHIGAMKSGGFVWLNEKYIGYSQGSKLPAEFNITDAVKSGKNTLAIQIFRWTDGSYLECQDFWRISGIERGVFVYAQPKVRIQDFEVTSILDDAYKNGVFNLEINVENHLNKTKKTTIEYQLLDKNNQAVKTEEETNHISKKSKGKVNFSATIPNVKQWSAEHPNLYSLLIKVKDSKGNILEVSNTKIGFRSVEIKQGLLLVNGQRITLKGVNTQEADPETGHVMSEELILKDIKLWKENNINAVRLSHYPRGKRFYELCDIYGIYVVDEANIESHGMYYGKYSLAKKPNWEKAHVDRMVRMVKRDKNHPSVVIWSMGNEAGNGVNFFKGYAEMKANDKTKRPVQYERPYKDYDGSLFDMDSNTDIIVPQYPSPRLFEEIGKSKTDRPFIPSEYAHAMGNSTGNFQDYWDIIELYDNLQGGFIWDWVDQSIWKTNEKGEKFYAYGGDYGKNMPTDNTFLNNGIVFPDRTPQPGLYEVKKAHEFINFKEKGINRHNELRVLLENLYDFTNLDNFNFSVKIKADGKVLEKTSFTDISVETHTGKLIRIPLKNIQFTPNTEYFVEISATTKNAWGLLPKGFEIAHEQIALDRKYVAKATELKNNDKSKVSENRNSIVVSGNNFKINFDKNKGQIISYIFENNELLNNQKGPKPNFWRAVTDNDFGNGMDKNNIEWKNASLNATVKNIETKTLENNTVLVNITYNLPGVNTTSLSSYSILDNGVIKIENTLNSSNYKGDIPRIGMRMQVQKEFNNLTYFGRGPWENYQDRKASAFVDLYTSKVSDQYVPYIRPQDNGYKTDTRWLAVSNNSNNGLLIVSSNKNLVSFSALHMENEDFDTTAGLDYKKSNKSKHTTDIKEKNLVQLNIDLGQRGVAGDDSWYSKPQEKYQFKANNTYSYGFYLIPFSKKNKTNFIEINKTFKNLK, encoded by the coding sequence ACAAATCTTTAAACGGAATTTGGAAATTTAATTGGGTTAAAAATCCGAAGGATAGACCTACTACTTTTATGAAAGAAGGTTTTAATACTAAAAATTGGAGCGATATAAAAGTCCCTTCTAATTGGGAAGTGGAAGGTTTTGGAACACCCATTTATGTAAATCATCAATACGAATTTGCAGATTACAAAGCGATGATTGCAGATGATATGGAATTAGTGGACACAAGATATCCAAAAAACCCAGGTGATGTTCCAGACAACTACAACCCTGTTGGTTCTTATGTTAAAGAGTTTACTATAGATAGAAATTGGAACGAAAAGGAAGTTTTCTTACACATTGGCGCCATGAAATCTGGTGGTTTTGTATGGTTGAATGAAAAATATATTGGGTATTCTCAAGGGAGTAAATTACCTGCGGAATTCAATATTACAGATGCTGTAAAATCAGGAAAAAATACTTTGGCGATTCAAATTTTTAGATGGACAGATGGTTCTTATTTAGAATGCCAAGATTTTTGGAGAATTAGTGGAATTGAGCGTGGCGTTTTTGTCTATGCACAGCCAAAAGTTAGAATTCAAGATTTCGAAGTAACTTCCATATTAGATGACGCTTATAAAAATGGTGTTTTTAATTTAGAAATTAATGTTGAAAATCATTTGAATAAAACAAAAAAAACAACCATTGAATATCAACTTTTAGATAAGAATAATCAAGCTGTAAAAACAGAAGAAGAAACGAATCACATTTCAAAAAAATCGAAAGGAAAAGTTAATTTTTCTGCAACGATTCCAAATGTAAAACAATGGAGTGCAGAACACCCAAATTTATATTCACTTTTAATAAAGGTAAAAGATTCTAAAGGAAATATATTAGAGGTTTCAAATACAAAAATTGGTTTTCGTTCTGTGGAAATTAAACAAGGTTTATTGTTAGTAAACGGACAACGAATTACTTTAAAAGGTGTAAATACACAGGAAGCAGATCCAGAAACTGGGCATGTAATGTCGGAAGAATTAATTTTAAAAGACATAAAACTTTGGAAAGAAAACAACATAAACGCAGTTCGTTTAAGTCATTATCCAAGAGGAAAACGTTTTTATGAATTGTGCGATATTTATGGAATTTATGTGGTAGATGAAGCAAATATCGAGTCTCATGGAATGTATTATGGAAAATATTCTTTGGCGAAAAAACCAAATTGGGAAAAAGCACATGTAGACAGAATGGTTCGCATGGTTAAACGCGATAAAAACCATCCTTCAGTTGTAATTTGGTCTATGGGAAATGAAGCTGGAAATGGCGTGAATTTCTTTAAAGGTTATGCTGAAATGAAAGCAAACGACAAAACAAAAAGACCTGTTCAATACGAAAGACCTTACAAAGATTACGATGGTAGTTTGTTTGATATGGATTCGAATACAGATATAATTGTGCCTCAATATCCTTCTCCAAGATTGTTCGAAGAAATTGGAAAATCGAAAACAGATCGTCCTTTTATTCCGAGTGAATATGCACATGCAATGGGAAATAGTACAGGAAATTTCCAAGATTATTGGGATATTATTGAATTATATGACAATCTACAAGGTGGCTTTATTTGGGATTGGGTAGATCAATCCATTTGGAAAACAAACGAAAAAGGAGAAAAATTTTATGCGTATGGTGGCGATTATGGTAAAAATATGCCAACTGACAATACATTTTTAAATAACGGAATTGTTTTTCCAGACAGAACGCCACAACCGGGTTTATATGAAGTTAAAAAAGCGCACGAATTCATAAACTTCAAGGAAAAAGGAATTAATAGACATAACGAATTAAGAGTTTTACTTGAAAATTTGTATGATTTTACCAACTTAGATAATTTTAATTTCTCCGTTAAAATTAAAGCAGATGGGAAAGTTTTAGAAAAAACCTCTTTCACAGATATTTCCGTTGAAACACATACTGGAAAACTCATTCGAATTCCTTTAAAAAATATTCAATTTACACCAAATACAGAATATTTTGTTGAAATTTCTGCCACTACAAAAAACGCTTGGGGTTTATTACCAAAAGGTTTCGAAATTGCTCATGAGCAAATTGCTTTAGATAGAAAATACGTTGCTAAAGCAACTGAATTAAAAAATAATGATAAATCGAAAGTTTCAGAAAATAGAAACTCAATTGTAGTTTCTGGAAATAATTTCAAAATTAATTTCGATAAAAATAAAGGGCAAATTATCTCTTACATTTTCGAAAACAACGAACTTTTAAACAATCAAAAAGGACCGAAACCAAATTTCTGGAGAGCTGTTACCGACAACGATTTTGGAAACGGAATGGATAAAAATAATATCGAATGGAAAAATGCTTCTTTAAATGCAACTGTAAAAAATATAGAAACAAAAACGCTTGAAAACAATACTGTTTTAGTAAATATTACCTATAATTTACCTGGCGTAAACACCACATCTTTATCCTCTTATTCTATTTTAGATAATGGTGTTATTAAAATTGAAAATACTTTAAATTCATCTAATTACAAAGGAGATATTCCAAGAATTGGAATGCGAATGCAGGTTCAAAAAGAATTTAATAATCTTACTTATTTCGGGCGCGGACCTTGGGAGAATTATCAAGATAGAAAAGCATCTGCATTTGTAGATTTGTACACTTCTAAAGTGAGCGACCAATATGTGCCTTACATTCGTCCGCAAGACAATGGTTATAAAACTGACACGCGTTGGTTAGCGGTTTCTAACAATTCCAACAACGGACTTTTAATAGTTTCTTCTAATAAAAATTTAGTAAGTTTTAGTGCGCTTCACATGGAAAATGAAGATTTTGATACTACAGCTGGTTTGGATTATAAAAAATCGAATAAAAGCAAACATACGACTGATATTAAAGAGAAAAACTTGGTGCAATTAAATATAGATTTAGGCCAACGTGGAGTTGCAGGAGACGATAGTTGGTATTCTAAACCGCAAGAAAAGTACCAGTTTAAAGCAAATAACACCTATTCTTATGGTTTTTATTTAATTCCGTTTTCGAAGAAAAATAAGACCAATTTTATAGAAATAAATAAAACTTTTAAAAACTTAAAATAG